TATTTATACACTGTATCATTGTATTATACCTATCATGACCATTTTCAAAACTTACCATTTTAAACTTCAACATTTTTTGGCTATTAGTCAGTGGCAAATTCTTTGTAAGCATAACTGAGACCTTTAAGCATCATAAAAAGGTAATTTTGATTCTTACGTAAACAAATGAAGATCTGGCAAAAAGAATCCCTGGGCCATGAAAGATAATCATAGAACGGGAAGAACAAGACATGTTAGTCCTTCAACGTCCATGTTAAAGATTGATGTACATGATCCACAACTTAATCAAAGATTACATACCACATAAAATGCACCCAGCAAGACAAGTAGGAAAATAGCAATCAGAGAAACTTCAAATGGTAAAATCAGAAGCCTCTGTTCAATCCGGGATATGACTGAAGCCTTCTCCGTGTCTTTTGCTTTCTTCTTGTTCTTTCTTGAAGATGAAGATCGTTCCTTCAATGAATCTTCACTTTTCTCCATCTTCGCTTCATCAGTTTTTGAATTGTTACTAGTATCCCCTGCCTTGTGCAGATCATAAGCATTTAATCCCCTGGTAGTaagtaaataattaattgatttgatATAGGTTGCATAGCTTGCTTACACTGAGCTGGGGGTTTTCTGTTTTGTCATGGAACTGATATTTAATGGATCGAGTGAGAACATCAAAAGCCTCAGAAAGAGCAATTCCAGAAATTATACAAGCTGCTGGAGCTAGCACAAGCATTAATCGCACCTAGCATATCAGTAATAGAAAGTCATAAACTCagaaaaaagaaaagcaaaAGTGTGATGTCAGAGAGTTTCAAGTGTCTGTACCATGACACCAGAAAAATATACTGATGTGACTATATAAAGAACTGCGAAAGAGCTAGCGTCAGACAGTGGCGAAAAGCATGCCTGTGAATTACAATATAGAAAGGTTAGAGTTAATACATGGATGcaacaataaacaaatagagCAAACCCAAAATATAAGCTTAATCAGATACCATTAAAATATTGATCACTCACAATAATGCCAGCAGGAACCAAAAATGCCAAAACGTTGATATCCATAAAGTAGGACGGCCACGTAGGAGGTTGATGCTCGCTAACACTGGCTATAATTGGTATGTATTTGCTTGCATATGTTCTAACCCAGTTCCAGACAAAGGTGGAGAAACCCATATAAGAATGTTATGACACAAACAATCACAGATGGAACAAGAGAAGAATCAATGTCAAGGTAATAATAACAAGATTCCACATAAATGAAAAGGCACTTGGTACCAAGAAGGTCAGACTTACGGATCCAGAAGGCTCAGACTTCTTCCACTCCAACCTTTTGTAGGGCTGGAAGCTACCAATGCTATTAGGACAGCTAAAACAGCAACACAGATAATCCTGAATATAAGACATAAAGACCATCGTAAACAATTTCTTCTCAATTCTGCCCATCAAAATGgcttattattatttcaaacAAACTAAAATCAAATCAGATGAGGAGAACAACATCACATTGATTCAAAAGACCACCTACGACATGCTACAAAGACAAGTACTTACTACAAATACTGTGATTAACCACGTGTAACTTTGCATTCTTCCTTGCCAATGTTTCATAGAAGACCATGCAATAAATTAATGCATGCAAATGAGAAACTTACAGGCCCACGGATACGACTATAGTAACAGCTACTTTGAACATTTGGGGagtgagaattcctttgatgtAATATACAAGAGCTACAACATGTATAACTATGAAAACCTGCACATAATAATCAGAAAGACAAgttatcacaaaataaagaatattACATGAAAATCTGGTAGCAATCTAAAGATACATATAATTATTCAAAGAATGAGAAGTAGAGCAACATTGACCACATGGAACACATTTGAATATACGAGAAAATCTGAGTATTTTTCCCGCGGTATCATCTTATTTTGACTCGTACAATAAGAGTTccatttataaaaatatgtaCCCTTATTGTCTCACAACTTCGTCACATACATTCGATATGTATAAACATGTTTCAACTTGGAACATTTACAAAAATATCTCCCAtaatccccaagaaacaaattaaTTTCCAGCTATATCAAATAGATATACCGTGTGGACTATTTACCTACAGATTACAAAAATTTCTTGCGAGCCCTATGCATATTTCATACATGCACTAtgtatattttataatttaataaatatgttaAGAATGAGGTAAATTTAGCACAAAAATGTAACCaagaaagaaaacaaatcaGCTGCATCATTAAAATCTGAAGCCACCACGAATgaagtaaaatatataaatactgACTTACTCATCATTTTAAAGTGATCATTCATCTCTTAGTAATCTACTTTGGGAAAAATAAAATGGTAGTCAACTTACTAAAAACGATGCAAAATGCTCTGATGTCATTACAGCATTAAAACCTACAACGGGTACCAAAGATGCCAATAATGTCCCCAAGACGACCTGCATTTGTCAAACTGAGGTATCACGTGACAGTATTGGATCAGCCAAAGTACACTGAAATATAAGAGATTTCAAGGGTAACCAAAAACTTTATCCACTGTAATAGTTAAAAACAGATAATGAGGAAATACAAAAATATAAACTTGAGTTTGAGCTCCTAGATAAGGGGAAGATATCAGTCGGTAAATTATGAACATGTGATCAGCAGTCACCCTACAAACTTTTAGCACCAATTCATGTCACCTATTGCAAAACcaaatttgagaatttgttCCCAGGAACTCTTAATGAGCTCCTATAATGTTTTCTGAGAGAAAGTAGTCAGCAACTACAGTTCATGTTCCCTAGTAATcaatataaaacagcaaatcaTCTCTATTTTTCTGATAGTTGATGACTCTCTGCCACAATGATATTGTGTTCGTTGGGAATACACAATTAAGTGAATTCGGAAATATCATATATACACTATACCACCAAGAATGGCTAGAGCAGTACAATTAAGATGTCTAATATTAACTCCCTTCGAATGCCAAAGAGAGAACGGGAACTATTTTTATGCACTTGCAAGTGAATGGTTCACTTGTCATAGCTACATGGAAATCATTCATAGCTCAAACATTTGATAGTTTTTATATACATTCAGACAACACTGTAGCAACAGAATTCAAAAAGGGACAGAATAGGAACAATATGCCCAAAGAAATATCATTTCGCAAATCATCGAAATCCATGCACCTTCTAACCTCTCAAAAGACATTTCCCATATTGCATCTTATTTTTTGGTGCAAATATCACGTTTAAAGCTTATCTCAGTAGACACCTCAGAAAAGTAAGATAAAGTGAGGCGTTAGCAAGTAGTCAGTAGCCACACAAGGAAGAAGTAGATACTCTTCCAATTTAATGATGATATAAACAAAGGGCGGGAATAGTGATCCATGGAAAAGATTGAAGAATTTCTCTCTGTACGGATCATCTTCGTGGTTGATATTTATGTTGAGACTTATATCTTTGACATATTGTATAAAATCGATAGCAGTGAACAACCttataatcattttaaattcttgTGTAATTCTAACAAGCAACAAACATCAGCAAGCTCAAGCAAAACTACAAGTTCAAGCCGAACAGTACGGGAAGGCACTCACAAGTGAGGCATATACAATGTAGAGGCGTGAAAAAGAGCAGCTAGTAACAATGCACAGAAGCATGTGCATTGGAATAAGAGTTATAATAAACGTATAAAACTGATAGCAGTGAACAAGATTAcaatcattttaaattcttgCTTAATTCTTACAACCAACAAACATTGGCAAGCTGAAGAAAAACTACAAGTTCAAGCCGAACATTATGGGAAGATACTCACAAATGGAGCATAGGCAATGTAGAGGCGTGAAGAGTAGCGGCCAGTAACAATGCACAGAAGCACATGCATTGGAATAAGATTTATAATAAACGTATACCCACCCCAAGAGCAAACCTGAGAAAGGTAAAAGAGTAAAGAACTCCATCGAGCATGAACAAAACAAATTAATTAGCTAATATGAGAAGAGCATGGTAGACCAACAGTAGGCAAGTTTACCATGTAAAAGTACGCCATTGCATTTATAGTAGCATAAAAAAGAGATCCTGTGTTCAGTGTCTGCAGTAGATGGATTAGAAGGTTAAAGAATGGCTATAGTTCAGTTCCAGACTGACGAAATCCATGAGAAATAAATGGATCAAAGGGAGCGAATGTTTGAAATTTCAGCTAGTTCAGTTAATATGAGGACGTTTATTTAAAAGGTCAAATGTTCAGCTGATTCAAGTATAATAGCACGAAACATAACTGATGAAGCAGTCAATTTGATGAAGCAATTATAAAATTGAGTAGTCACCTTTATATAGAGATAGAAAGTGAAGATCAAGGCAAATATAGCTACAGCTTCATTGTCATAGCTTCCAGCCACAGACCGAGATATATATGATGGAACCTGCGAAATAAATTCCATAAAAACCTTAACAATGTACAGGGACAAGTTCACACAAGATTAGAGCATCATGTGCAATAAAAATCAACCAGTTAAAAATAAACACGTAAATTTTCGATCAAAAAAATTATGGAATATCTGATTAGTTGTTATCTGTTATGGATGAGTCCATGAATCTTTTCACTATAAATGCGAAGGAAAGAGTCACATAACATCATTGTTATTGAAGGCAATAAAGAGTGACAAGAAGACAAAAGGCAGAAAAGAAAATTGCAAGTTGGTGCttgcagaaaataaaaatgcaaGATGCTGCCTCGGGATTCAAAATGACAAAAGGTGAACAAATAGAAAAAATACCATGGCCAAAAGAGCTGCAGCAGTCAATCCAGCACCAACACCTTTGACTTCCTATGTCAAGTGCAATAATTGATAAAGCATTgcatataaaataaagcatggGTCAATTCTGCAAGGCTTgtgataaaatgaaaatatatcaaAGGAGGATCAGCAGAACCTTTGTCAAAAGGTATGCGGCCCAAGAAGCAAAAGCTGAAAAAATAGGTGCAGTGAACACACAGACAGTCTCCACAGACAAAGGGATATTCAATGAGTTCAATATCCTGCCAAAAATTAGCAAAGGCACATCAATCATGGCTGAAACAATACAAAGGAGAGCATTCTTGATTCCTAACTTGGTCAGCATTTTAAAAACAGCAAAATACTAATTAAGTTATTAAGTCTGGTTTAGTTTACTGGTAAACAAAAATGGTGTGTGCTACATACTTCCATAATGAACCAGCAGTCAACGTAAGACCAGGGTAGACAGTACCTCCAATCACCCGCCCTAGAGGATACCTTTGAGACAGTAAATAATAAACTCAATTATCATAATACACTAAAACAGAACAAAAATGCAATAGCAATCATTTTTGTAGTGGATTTTCCATGATATAGCAGGAATTACCATGTCCGGTCATCAAACCAATTCCAAAAGTCATATACTCCAGTTTTTGTAAGATACTGCAATCAGAACTCGTCAACTTCTATGATGGAGCTTTCAAATATTCAAGTACAATGAAACACACAGATGGAGCAATATTCAAATGCAAGCAAACAAGCAAGTGTAAACCAGTAAAAATAAAGTTACACAATTTTAAATGTAACAAATAACCATAATATATAGGCTTGGTCGCTGGGGATTGCTACATTTCACTCTATGCACAATAAAAGTAACCTGGATCAAGAAAAGGTTGATCAAACATTTTAAAGAGGTCGATTTTCAAAAACTCTCCTACTTATGCATTGCTAACATATCAGTGTCACAGGTGCCCAAGATGTTGACTATTCCTTACACATTTAACAGTGACAAAAGAAAACGCTAATGTTTTATCCCGTGTTTCACAACATTATCTACATCCTCCATAAACTAATGCCACACAAATTGCACAAGATTGATATCATCTTAGAACAAGCCAGATATGAAACCAACAATAGATTTAGTATGGGCATTTTTCTCTGAGTTGTATTCACTGATTTTCACAAAAGTTGCCTTTCTAAATGCTCAGCACCCACTATCAAATTTATGTTTTCAGTTCTTTTGGGATTGCACCATCAATACTAAATTACTGAACTTGCAATTGCCTTGTAGTTGACAACCTTATAAAATTAGATTAGATCTGAAAAGATACAGTCCTAACTCCTAACAAATATCGCATAAGCGTACCTATTCAGTTCTTTAAAGATTGCAGTGTGCAATTATTGAACTCAATCACGGAACTAGCAATTGCTTTCTTCTTGACAAGTCCATTATCAGATTTGATTGGTGAAGATGCGGTATTTGCAAATATGATGCACCAAAGGCCAATATTCTTCAAAGTGGGAATTGATTTAGCTCTTAGATGCTTAAACATGCCAACCTTATCATCTTATCAAATGTACAGAtacaaatcattttaaattggTCAGACTCGGCCACACAAATTCCAGCATTCAGTTGACTCAGTTCTTCACAATATGCaactttgaataaaaaaaatcactcTTATCACTGAATGATTCAAAAACTCTTACAATCTAATAAACAGAAGATACACAGAATCTAATCTCTGCATTTTGAACAACGTAAATAAACAGAGAACGGACAAACCTGAGTCACTCTGTAGTTGAAATACggatcaaattcatgaattacaCTCTCGTACTTAATCACCTGTAAATAAAAATGAGAatcaaattagaaaaaaaaaactcacatCGTCACTCTAATGAAGGATACTCCAGAGATGCCAATTACCAAGGCAAACTCCCACTCGAAAATTCAAACGACCAATTATACATGTACTGATAACTATAAACAAGACCGAAAGCAGGCGGAGGTTGAGGGAGAAATGTACGGAAAATAGACGGATCGAGAAAGCCAGAACGCCAATGAGCAACAGAATAAAGATCGACAACACATTTCCGAACGCGTAGCGCAGGGTCGACGTTGGCGGAGTCTCCGGCGCCGCCATTGACGGCAGAATTCAAGATCCTGGATTAGTGCGAGAGAACTGCGCACAAACGAACGCGGATGACTTGGGCACTGTTGGCCGATGCGAGGTAGGTTTTGCAGAAAACGCCTAGGCTTTTTTATTACAAGACTTTTATTTGTATCGGATTTATTCTGGGAAAAGACTAATTTAGCCTTTTGAAATGTGGTTGACTCCACTGTTTTGGGAATGACAAAAAGAAATGATTGGATGATCCATGTGGATGGCACAGTTGGCATTTCCTCATTGGTTAATGATGCATGGAATTTATTTTTCTACCTGTCCTTTTCTTGTGAATTTCATTCATAGATagatatttttaagaaaatattttaatgttcAAGACAATTTcctatgttttctttttttattattattctaatTAATTGTTTCAAAAAATTattctaattaattaactatttcaAAAGACTGAATCTATTAtttgggtttttttaaaaaaatattgggcATAAATACATAAAAGCATTTCTATATTTAGAGATGATGTTTTACACAGTATTGTCTCAAATTGAAATTTTAGATACCACTGAGTCAAAAGATATGtggtaatatttttatcataaaaattatgTGAGATTATCTTGTAATTCAATTTTATAAGACGGATTtcttatccatgaaaaatattattttttatgtctaaatattattttacatcATAGAAGTATCGTTTTTTATAAGTTGTGTTACGAAGAAATATTGTCTAATATATGCCAGTAtgagttaaaaatattttttttttttgtcaaaaagtatattgtataatataattttgatatgatgaACGTCTTTTAATATGCATTTAATGGACGTCTTAAACATCTTGCAAGTATTTAATAAAACACGTTTTTCGATATCGATCAATGTGACATTTCATGGGATGTGAACATTTTGCAAACATTGAATATAAGACGTTTATCGAGATTAACTGATACGACATTCACaaaatgtttatatgatgcTCACGTAACGCTCAACCGAAAAGTCTTTCATCACATCATTCCTCTTGTATAATATTACAAGCGATAGCTAATGAAGACTATAATACTGTTTTTTTACAGCCGAGCTTTTAAAAACATAGCCAAACTAGCCCTAcacaatattaattttattgaaattctattttttgaattaatatatatatctaattTTGATAACTGGGCGGGCCTCCTTTTGATGGCCTTTTGATGGGTGCCATGAGATGTTCATATGAACTTAATACAAGCATTTGACTCATAACGGTATTCATAAGCTTTTAAAAATGCATCGATTTGTGTGAAAAACGATAAAATTTAACTTCTAACTATCAAGCGACGTGAATTCTAAATTCGACCTGTCAGTTCTAGTCTCCTAAAACAACTATAACGCCAAAATGAAGAAAACTATTGAAATTTGATGGAAGATAAACCCCTGACataattttgaatttacaaaaactgtaggatatcatcaaaacatgaaaaatataataaattggtGCTGCTGAAATCTAAAACAACAAGACCTAGAATGCTAGAAATATGCTTGAACGCTTAAAAACTAGTGCTTGAAGATTGAATATTTAGCCGAGAGTATTTTGCAAGTTTTTGCTGTGTTGAGTTGTATGTGTCTTTTCGTGCTTGCCGATGTCTTTTTCTTCCCCAGTGCTGTGCCGTTTCTCTCCACTCCCCCATGATCCACGTTCCTCCCGCTTTTCATGCCACGGTTTCTACCTATCCTCTCACGTTCTCCTCCTTTTGAATTGATAAGAATTGATCTGCTATGGACTTGTATTGTTTAATGTGGGCTTTGTAATTTAATGTGCGCTttgtaatttaattattttagtccAAACAGTAGAAATGTTTGGTGAACTCCTCGGCATCTATGTCCACTTGATAATCTTCTCCCATGTCTTTTACAAAGAATGGGGAGTCCCTTACCGTAAGCTGTCTGACCTCGGGGCTATGTCCGAACCCCGGTAGCCTTATCAACGGAGATGTTCACGCGACACCGACATTCTACCTCTACAAAAAGAGCAAGCATTGGTTTAAAGTCAGCTAGAAGATATTGATAAATACAAGCAACAAAATGTCCATAAAAAAAACATAGATAATTAATTACTGTGAATAGAGACAGAGTTGTTGATCAATCAATGAAAATATACCAATAGTTAAGAAATGGGGTCAACCTCTAAAATGTTTTTGTTATGATATTTGATTATGTTACTTACAATTTGAATATTATaagttaatatatattttaatttatgttGTACATTTTTTtccgagtaggtctcttgtgagacagtctcacgaatctttatctatgagacgggtcaacattatcgatattcacaataaaaaataatactcttagcataaaaagtagtactttttcatggataacccaaataatagatctgtctcacaatGAGACCGCTTCACAtaagtttttatctttttttttttaggcTAACTactaataaaaaatatcattgcATTCTACTGTTTGAAGACTCAATTTTTTAAACTCGTCTCGACCTCAAAATCGTCAAGTACGACTTGGATATAACTTGGTCTTCACGACGAGTCATTTGATTTGCCGATCACAATCAAACCCAATCACTACGTTTTTTAAAGCCTCAACAATCAACAGTGCTTTCTGATTCTACCATGAATGCACATACATAATTAGAAGTATGAAATTTCAACTTAAAAAGTTAAatgaaatgttttatgtttttttttttttgaactaaAATCATTGCTAAAAATAAAGTAATAATATAACTAAATATTTTGAGATGATAAATGACTGATTAGGACAGAAAGATGGTCGTTTGCAGAACAGAATATCCCATCAAATTCGGACAATTTCACAGGCTATTTGACGTGTGGCACACATACACATAGGAAAATGTGTGCTCGCCAAGGAACCAAGTTGAAGCACACATACCACATTCAAATTGACACCAACCGTCATTTTAAAAATCGGGTACTCTAAATTATTTCTGATTCCTCGCAAATTAGTTTCAATTCttgaaatataaaataattaaattaatatttgagAAATCCCAAGTCGAGggaaattttatttattgaaattaATAAATCTTTCCCGGATGGATCTCCCCTAGAATGCAAAATTAACAAAAGAGGGACAAGTTTATTCAAGAAGTTGGGTGAGCTAAATTTGAGAGACACATGCTACTTATTTACTATATTTAtatagtatttatttattaaagataaaaacttgtatgagacggtctcacggatcgtattttgtgagaaagATCTATTATTTGggccatccatgaaaaaatattactttttatgctaatagtattattttttattgttaatatcggtagggttgacccgtctaacagataaagattcgtgagaccgtctcataaagagacctactctttattAAATGTTGTTAACCATCAGCCAGTGGAATCGAAAATCAAGATTTTGTTATGGATGTTCAATCAATAATAGTCTTGTATTCATCTCtctgcattttttttaaaaaaaaatttggcaaAATGTCAGTTTTAGTGTTTCGTACGTACGATGAAATATTATTTGATAATCAACAcacagttaaaaaaaaaaagtcataCCCAAAGACACACGACTCAAAATTGATAACCAAAAAAAGTCATACCCAAAAATATACAcgactcttttaatttttgatcACGAGTCAATATCTATGttcttatattaatttaatctCGAAATAATGAAATTGACTACGTTTAGTTTTACTTGTTTGTCTTGCTAAAAAACGTGGCTGCTGCAATGAACGACGGAGGAAGCCAACAAGTAACAATCAAGATAAATAGAAAGAGTAGATCTATTATCAGACGgatcaattttattgatattcacaataaaaaataatattttagcagaaaaaataatattttttcatagatgatcaaataagatatatatatcacaaaatacgattcatGAGAGCATCTCACCCAAATTTTTGTCCTTACACGAGATTGGCACATGCTCTAAAAGTTAATATCTTGTCTTTTCCTATATAAATTTCGTTGATTTTTTCAATATTCCCCCACGAAACGATATCTGAGTGCGATTTTGGTTGGTGGaaccaaaacttaaaatctgtCCCTAAATCGTCTCgtagaaaattttgatggaTGGCATGAACTCTGAAGAAGAAAAACTGGAAATCTACGAGCGGCTGTACAGAATTTTGGAAGGCCTCAACAAAGTTATGCATGAGTCTGAAGCATGCCGAGATTCGGCCGCCAGTAAAGCGTTGCTTGAGCTCCAATCTGCTTCGACCTCCATTCTTTCCGGTAACCCACATCTATTTACCATATCTGAGCACCTCTCCCAATTGGCTGAATTAGTTCTGGAGCACAACAGCTCCAAGCCGACAAATCACGGTATCAGATCTTTCATAGCTAGTCGGCTCAGATCGCAAGAGTTTTCGAGACACTCCGCGGCTATCAGATCGGAAGTTGAGACTTGTATTGATCGTGAAGTTGTGTCAAGTTTGAAAGAAACTCTGTCGGAGTTGCGTTCTTTCGAGGATGCTTCGTCTCTGTCTATGATCGATGAAGACAAATTGTGTGATAAAATGTCTGTCTTAGAAGAGAGGATATCTCGTGGTTTTGACATAAATTTGCAGGACTTGCTTTTGAGGTCAGGGATTTTTTCGGAGCTCGTATGGGTGTTGTGCAGTTCGAATTTCTCGAAAATGGTTCGCGAAATGGCGGCGAGTTGCTTGCAAAGATTGGTGCTTTTCAATAAAGATGTGTTTGTGGGATCAGTATTGGTCGGTGGAAGCGTGAAAGCTTTGGTGTCAATGGATTCTTTGTGTTCTTTACAAGTCCTGTCGTCGCTGATAAAGGCCATTAAAAGCCCTTTGGTGGATGAAATTGAGTCATGCGGCGGAATCTTGAAGATTGTAGAGTACCTATCATCTGAAGATATGGAAATGAGAATCATGGCTTTGGATTGCATAATGGAAATCGGGTTTTTTGGTCGAAAGGAGGCTGTGGAAGTTATGTTGGATGCAGGGCTGATAAAGAGTCTTGTGGAACTGCAGCGGAGTGCTGTGACTGCCGATGGATTCGAGACAAAGTCGgagcatcagcatcagcatcagcatcagcatcagcatcagcCATTTGCAGGCTGTGTGGCACGATTTGCAGTGCAGTTGGAGGTTGGAGAAGGATTGAGGCAGAGGGAGAAAAGGGCTTTCAAGCAGCAAATATTGGACAAAGTTAGGGAGTGTTGTGCTTCCGATGCTGAATCTGCCACCATTGTGGCTGAGGTATTGTGGGGATCTACTCCTTGAGAATGTGCAAACTGGGAAATGATTAGTACTTGTGGCAATATGCTTTTCTTGATTCGTTTCTTGTGTATACTTCCATGGTGTGATAATAATACACTACATTTGTTGTAGAATGCTCTTTCTTTGTAAACGGAATTTTGTTAAATGATATGAAGTTGAAGCTTAGATTGTCAGTCTATTTTGCCTTGTTGGCTAATCCTTCATTTCCAGTTAACACAACAATTAAGTTCAGCTACTGAACAGGGGCAGCCTGCTATGTCTCCATCTCTATCTCTGCTAGTTGACGTATAATAACAATTCATTGGTTTGTTtggatttcaaataaaaaataattattttgtgaACAATTATAGATAATATTATTTTGCATTAATATTATAGGTAACCACGACAAAATCATTTCTGAGATATGTATTTTAGTATTTTACACCAAAAATAATTATGATTACAATATTCCTTACATGACACACATATATTTTTAGAATATTCCTTATAATTTTAGATActtaaaaaaatagttttaaaatattCCTTTCCTTATAATTTACATGCATATGTTCATAAATTAGTCAGTATATcgatttattatttttagttttaaCTTATTAAAGTAATTTTACACAACCAAATTTGTAAGTGGTCTTTTGTGAAacgatttcacgaatctttatctgtgagacaagtcaaccttatcgatattcacaataaaaagtaatattcttagcataaaaagtaatattttttaatggataatccaaataaaagattctctcacaaaatacgactcgtgagaccctctcacacaagtttttgtcaatattTGTAAACCGATAACCAAACTTATATAAgtaacttttaaataattatttcatataaaaaaaacattcatTATAGAAAAGTTGATAATGTATTACAGTCATTCTTATAAAATAGGTTATTTAAAGTTATAACGTAAgctaaaattaatttaaaataagtaTAATTGTTTATATCAATTGTTTAGATATGCAGCGAGCAAACCTCCGGCGCTATTTTGGCAGCGCGCCCGGAGAGGCCTCAGGCTACACAACTTACAATTTGCAAACAACCAATTCTATTATTTTGTGTTCAAATTCTCCTACAAATTTCTGGAGTCATAAAATGTAGCTGATCAATCCTCGTTGTCTTGTTTCTTGCAGCGATGATGTTTTTTGCAGGGCGGCGGAGGAGAACCAGCTCTTGCGGCGCAAAAATTCTTCATTAACTTGAAAGGAAGGTTGGTCTTCGAGGAAAACTTGAGCAAACAACCGTCCTGAATCAGCAGAACCGCGTTGCAACAT
The sequence above is a segment of the Primulina tabacum isolate GXHZ01 chromosome 6, ASM2559414v2, whole genome shotgun sequence genome. Coding sequences within it:
- the LOC142549438 gene encoding dolichyl-diphosphooligosaccharide--protein glycosyltransferase subunit STT3A-like isoform X1; translated protein: MAAPETPPTSTLRYAFGNVLSIFILLLIGVLAFSIRLFSVIKYESVIHEFDPYFNYRVTQYLTKTGVYDFWNWFDDRTWYPLGRVIGGTVYPGLTLTAGSLWKILNSLNIPLSVETVCVFTAPIFSAFASWAAYLLTKEVKGVGAGLTAAALLAMVPSYISRSVAGSYDNEAVAIFALIFTFYLYIKTLNTGSLFYATINAMAYFYMVCSWGGYTFIINLIPMHVLLCIVTGRYSSRLYIAYAPFVVLGTLLASLVPVVGFNAVMTSEHFASFLVFIVIHVVALVYYIKGILTPQMFKVAVTIVVSVGLIICVAVLAVLIALVASSPTKGWSGRSLSLLDPTYASKYIPIIASVSEHQPPTWPSYFMDINVLAFLVPAGIIACFSPLSDASSFAVLYIVTSVYFSGVMVRLMLVLAPAACIISGIALSEAFDVLTRSIKYQFHDKTENPQLSAGDTSNNSKTDEAKMEKSEDSLKERSSSSRKNKKKAKDTEKASVISRIEQRLLILPFEVSLIAIFLLVLLGAFYVVHSVWAAAEAYSAPSIVLTSHSHDGLHVFDDFREAYGWLRHNTEVDDKVASWWDYGYQTTAMANRTVLVDNNTWNNTHIATVGTAMSSPEKAAWEIFNSLDVKYVLVVFGGLVGYPSDDINKFLWMVRIGGGVFPHIKEPDYLRDGQYRIDSQATPTMLNCLMYKLSYHRFVETDGKGYDRVRHTEIGKKYFKLTHFEEVFTTHHWMVRIYKLKPPRNRIRGKTKKSKTQKVSSKRSDAKKNPWH
- the LOC142549438 gene encoding dolichyl-diphosphooligosaccharide--protein glycosyltransferase subunit STT3A-like isoform X2, translated to MAAPETPPTSTLRYAFGNVLSIFILLLIGVLAFSIRLFSVIKYESVIHEFDPYFNYRVTQYLTKTGVYDFWNWFDDRTWYPLGRVIGGTVYPGLTLTAGSLWKILNSLNIPLSVETVCVFTAPIFSAFASWAAYLLTKEVKGVGAGLTAAALLAMVPSYISRSVAGSYDNEAVAIFALIFTFYLYIKTLNTGSLFYATINAMAYFYMVCSWGGYTFIINLIPMHVLLCIVTGRYSSRLYIAYAPFVVLGTLLASLVPVVGFNAVMTSEHFASFLVFIVIHVVALVYYIKGILTPQMFKVAVTIVVSVGLIICVAVLAVLIALVASSPTKGWSGRSLSLLDPTYASKYIPIIASVSEHQPPTWPSYFMDINVLAFLVPAGIIACFSPLSDASSFAVLYIVTSVYFSGVMVRLMLVLAPAACIISGIALSEAFDVLTRSIKYQFHDKTENPQLSAGDTSNNSKTDEAKMEKSEDSLKERSSSSRKNKKKAKDTEKASVISRIEQRLLILPFEVSLIAIFLLVLLGAFYVVHSVWAAAEAYSAPSIVLTSHSHDGLHVFDDFREAYGWLRHNTEVDDKVASWWDYGYQTTAMANRTVLVDNNTWNNTHIATVGTAMSSPEKAAWEIFNSLDVKYVLVVFGGLVGYPSDDINKFLWMVRIGGGVFPHIKEPDYLRDGQYRIDSQATPTMLNCLMYKLSYHRFVETDGKGYDRVRHTEIGKKYFKLTHFEEVFTTHHWMVRIYKLKPPRNRIRGKTKKSKTKVSSKRSDAKKNPWH